A window of the Henckelia pumila isolate YLH828 chromosome 3, ASM3356847v2, whole genome shotgun sequence genome harbors these coding sequences:
- the LOC140892458 gene encoding meiotic nuclear division protein 1 homolog isoform X4, translating into MLKELEKLGPKKGVILQSVKDVIQSLVDDDLVFKDKIGTSVYFWSLPSCAGNQLRNIHKKLDSELQSCKNRYTEQVDHCNSLKKGREESDERDEALDELKAIEQKHNELKDEIAQYADNDPATFEAMKNSIEVALAATNRWTDNIFTLRQWCSKNFPQAKEQLDNLYNEVGVTDDFDYVELPATIPISSIGDQMPEVNI; encoded by the exons CTCAAGGAACTTGAGAAGTTGGGCCCAAAGAAAGGTGTCATCTTGCAGTCAGTAAAGGATGTAATTCAAAGCTTGGTGGATGATGACCTTGTTTTCAAGGACAAGATAGGAACTTCA GTATATTTTTGGAGCCTTCCTAGCTGTGCTGGCAACCAG CTAAGAAACATACACAAAAAGCTGGACTCTGAACTCCAAAGTTGTAAAAATCGTTACACAGAACAAGTTGATCACTGCAATTCTCTGAAAAAGGGACGAGAGGAATCT GATGAACGAGATGAGGCACTTGATGAGCTTAAAGCTATTGAACAGAAACATAATGAGCTTAAG GATGAGATTGCACAATATGCTGACAATGATCCGGCTACCTTTGAAGCAATGA AAAATTCTATTGAAGTAGCACTTGCAGCAACCAACAGATGGACAG ATAACATCTTCACTCTGCGACAGTGGTGTTCAAAAAATTTCCCTCAGGCAAAAGAGCAACTTGATAACCTTTACAACGAG GTAGGAGTAACTGATGACTTTGATTATGTGGAGTTACCTGCCACTATTCCAATCAGCTCTATCGGAGATCAGATGCCTGaagttaatatttaa
- the LOC140892458 gene encoding meiotic nuclear division protein 1 homolog isoform X2 yields the protein MSKKRGLSLEEKREKMLQIFYDSQDFFLELEKLGPKKGVILQSVKDVIQSLVDDDLVFKDKIGTSVYFWSLPSCAGNQLRNIHKKLDSELQSCKNRYTEQVDHCNSLKKGREESDERDEALDELKAIEQKHNELKDEIAQYADNDPATFEAMKNSIEVALAATNRWTDNIFTLRQWCSKNFPQAKEQLDNLYNEVGVTDDFDYVELPATIPISSIGDQMPEVNI from the exons TCTAAAAAAAGAGGACTTTCATTGGAAGAAAAGCGTGAGAAAATGCTGCAAATTTTCTATGATTCACAGGACTTCTTCCTT GAACTTGAGAAGTTGGGCCCAAAGAAAGGTGTCATCTTGCAGTCAGTAAAGGATGTAATTCAAAGCTTGGTGGATGATGACCTTGTTTTCAAGGACAAGATAGGAACTTCA GTATATTTTTGGAGCCTTCCTAGCTGTGCTGGCAACCAG CTAAGAAACATACACAAAAAGCTGGACTCTGAACTCCAAAGTTGTAAAAATCGTTACACAGAACAAGTTGATCACTGCAATTCTCTGAAAAAGGGACGAGAGGAATCT GATGAACGAGATGAGGCACTTGATGAGCTTAAAGCTATTGAACAGAAACATAATGAGCTTAAG GATGAGATTGCACAATATGCTGACAATGATCCGGCTACCTTTGAAGCAATGA AAAATTCTATTGAAGTAGCACTTGCAGCAACCAACAGATGGACAG ATAACATCTTCACTCTGCGACAGTGGTGTTCAAAAAATTTCCCTCAGGCAAAAGAGCAACTTGATAACCTTTACAACGAG GTAGGAGTAACTGATGACTTTGATTATGTGGAGTTACCTGCCACTATTCCAATCAGCTCTATCGGAGATCAGATGCCTGaagttaatatttaa
- the LOC140892458 gene encoding meiotic nuclear division protein 1 homolog isoform X1, translating to MSKKRGLSLEEKREKMLQIFYDSQDFFLLKELEKLGPKKGVILQSVKDVIQSLVDDDLVFKDKIGTSVYFWSLPSCAGNQLRNIHKKLDSELQSCKNRYTEQVDHCNSLKKGREESDERDEALDELKAIEQKHNELKDEIAQYADNDPATFEAMKNSIEVALAATNRWTDNIFTLRQWCSKNFPQAKEQLDNLYNEVGVTDDFDYVELPATIPISSIGDQMPEVNI from the exons TCTAAAAAAAGAGGACTTTCATTGGAAGAAAAGCGTGAGAAAATGCTGCAAATTTTCTATGATTCACAGGACTTCTTCCTT CTCAAGGAACTTGAGAAGTTGGGCCCAAAGAAAGGTGTCATCTTGCAGTCAGTAAAGGATGTAATTCAAAGCTTGGTGGATGATGACCTTGTTTTCAAGGACAAGATAGGAACTTCA GTATATTTTTGGAGCCTTCCTAGCTGTGCTGGCAACCAG CTAAGAAACATACACAAAAAGCTGGACTCTGAACTCCAAAGTTGTAAAAATCGTTACACAGAACAAGTTGATCACTGCAATTCTCTGAAAAAGGGACGAGAGGAATCT GATGAACGAGATGAGGCACTTGATGAGCTTAAAGCTATTGAACAGAAACATAATGAGCTTAAG GATGAGATTGCACAATATGCTGACAATGATCCGGCTACCTTTGAAGCAATGA AAAATTCTATTGAAGTAGCACTTGCAGCAACCAACAGATGGACAG ATAACATCTTCACTCTGCGACAGTGGTGTTCAAAAAATTTCCCTCAGGCAAAAGAGCAACTTGATAACCTTTACAACGAG GTAGGAGTAACTGATGACTTTGATTATGTGGAGTTACCTGCCACTATTCCAATCAGCTCTATCGGAGATCAGATGCCTGaagttaatatttaa
- the LOC140892458 gene encoding meiotic nuclear division protein 1 homolog isoform X3, which yields MSKKRGLSLEEKREKMLQIFYDSQDFFLLKELEKLGPKKGVILQSVKDVIQSLVDDDLVFKDKIGTSVYFWSLPSCAGNQLRNIHKKLDSELQSCKNRYTEQVDHCNSLKKGREESDERDEALDELKAIEQKHNELKDEIAQYADNDPATFEAMKNSIEVALAATNRWTDNIFTLRQWCSKNFPQAKEQLDNLYNEDKNLQAARNMATGCRNFQMFYFIWHNYQ from the exons TCTAAAAAAAGAGGACTTTCATTGGAAGAAAAGCGTGAGAAAATGCTGCAAATTTTCTATGATTCACAGGACTTCTTCCTT CTCAAGGAACTTGAGAAGTTGGGCCCAAAGAAAGGTGTCATCTTGCAGTCAGTAAAGGATGTAATTCAAAGCTTGGTGGATGATGACCTTGTTTTCAAGGACAAGATAGGAACTTCA GTATATTTTTGGAGCCTTCCTAGCTGTGCTGGCAACCAG CTAAGAAACATACACAAAAAGCTGGACTCTGAACTCCAAAGTTGTAAAAATCGTTACACAGAACAAGTTGATCACTGCAATTCTCTGAAAAAGGGACGAGAGGAATCT GATGAACGAGATGAGGCACTTGATGAGCTTAAAGCTATTGAACAGAAACATAATGAGCTTAAG GATGAGATTGCACAATATGCTGACAATGATCCGGCTACCTTTGAAGCAATGA AAAATTCTATTGAAGTAGCACTTGCAGCAACCAACAGATGGACAG ATAACATCTTCACTCTGCGACAGTGGTGTTCAAAAAATTTCCCTCAGGCAAAAGAGCAACTTGATAACCTTTACAACGAG GATAAAAATCTTCAAGCTGCGCGTAACATGGCCACCGGATGTCGAAATTTTCAAATGTTTTACTTCATTTGGCATAACTATCAATGA